One genomic region from Leptospira tipperaryensis encodes:
- a CDS encoding MBOAT family O-acyltransferase, translated as MLFPTLEFFVFFVFVFLIYWYVIPYFFGKDAKALTITHSFLLVVSYYFYMSWDWRFGGLILLSTVIDFVLADRIHATDNKETRFVLITISLVLNLVFILGFFKYYNFFANSINLFLGTFGVGNSLPILNIILPVGISFYTFQSLSYTIDVYRGQIFPEKSFLRFALFVSFFPQLVAGPIVTARTFLPQMNTIKNLTEIPFRKAIRFFILGYIKKVVLSDNVSPITELIYANPQDFGTAALWLAATLFFIQIYCDFSGYTDMAYSAALLLGYELPENFRMPFIARSVTEYWRRWHITLSTWLRDYIYISLGGNRAGLFRHRFNLWFTMLVAGFWHGANWTFVVWGSAQGSLLLIEAVYRKLKEDRFPNFRLLPEKLAIPLQIFIVNFLAILVGTCFRVESLSQEWIMLKRMFVYTEGGLRPYMFKTGIPVIITIILGNWFGYLIFEKKKHWEPPVWFEFASYPVIAVLLALLTPDLEKAFIYFQF; from the coding sequence TTGCTTTTTCCTACTTTAGAATTTTTTGTATTTTTTGTCTTCGTATTCCTGATCTACTGGTATGTAATTCCCTATTTCTTCGGGAAGGACGCGAAAGCCCTCACCATCACCCATAGTTTTCTTCTCGTCGTAAGCTATTATTTTTATATGAGCTGGGATTGGAGATTCGGAGGACTGATTCTTCTTTCCACCGTGATCGATTTTGTTTTGGCCGATAGAATTCACGCCACCGATAACAAGGAAACAAGGTTCGTCCTCATCACGATCAGCTTGGTTCTCAATCTGGTTTTTATCCTCGGCTTTTTTAAATATTATAATTTCTTTGCAAACTCGATCAATTTATTTCTGGGAACTTTCGGGGTTGGAAATTCTCTTCCGATCTTGAATATTATTCTTCCGGTCGGAATTTCGTTTTATACGTTTCAATCTTTGAGTTATACGATCGACGTATATCGGGGACAGATTTTCCCCGAGAAGAGTTTTTTGAGATTTGCACTTTTTGTTTCCTTCTTCCCTCAGCTCGTAGCGGGTCCGATCGTAACCGCGAGAACCTTTCTTCCTCAGATGAATACGATCAAAAATCTGACGGAAATTCCGTTTCGAAAAGCGATCCGCTTTTTTATTCTCGGTTATATTAAGAAAGTTGTACTTTCGGATAACGTTTCCCCGATCACAGAATTGATTTACGCGAATCCTCAAGACTTCGGAACTGCCGCGCTCTGGCTGGCTGCAACTTTATTTTTTATCCAGATCTATTGCGATTTTAGCGGTTATACGGATATGGCTTACTCCGCCGCCTTGCTGCTTGGATACGAACTTCCCGAAAACTTCAGGATGCCGTTTATAGCAAGGAGCGTAACCGAGTATTGGAGAAGATGGCATATCACTCTTTCTACTTGGCTTCGGGATTACATCTATATCTCGTTAGGCGGGAATCGCGCGGGATTGTTTCGACATAGATTCAATCTCTGGTTTACGATGCTCGTCGCGGGTTTTTGGCACGGAGCAAATTGGACGTTCGTTGTTTGGGGAAGCGCGCAGGGTAGTCTTCTTTTGATCGAGGCCGTTTATAGAAAGTTAAAAGAGGATCGTTTTCCGAACTTCAGACTTCTTCCTGAAAAACTTGCGATCCCTTTGCAGATTTTTATCGTAAATTTTTTGGCGATCCTTGTGGGAACCTGCTTTCGAGTCGAATCCTTGAGTCAGGAATGGATTATGTTGAAAAGGATGTTCGTATATACCGAAGGCGGTTTGCGTCCTTATATGTTCAAGACAGGAATCCCTGTGATCATTACTATCATTCTCGGAAACTGGTTCGGCTATTTGATCTTCGAAAAAAAGAAACACTGGGAGCCCCCCGTCTGGTTTGAGTTTGCTTCGTATCCGGTAATCGCCGTCCTACTCGCGCTTTTGACTCCGGATTTAGAAAAGGCGTTTATCTACTTTCAATTTTGA
- a CDS encoding tetratricopeptide repeat protein: MNKFITVALFLSIFTGLYAMPEAQKVEEELIKFTPENEIQLANKLSALGSLKQKVRDYSSAIELYNQSLTVREKMGERESSGYALVLYLKSISEFRQGKSCQALENIKSVISIYQKIGDIDAALNAEEEAYKKYQEACSIHTENVANAQ, from the coding sequence ATGAACAAGTTTATAACAGTTGCTCTCTTTTTAAGCATTTTCACTGGACTTTATGCAATGCCAGAGGCCCAAAAGGTCGAGGAAGAGCTTATTAAGTTTACACCAGAGAATGAAATCCAACTTGCAAACAAGCTGAGCGCTCTCGGAAGTCTCAAACAAAAAGTAAGAGATTACAGCTCTGCCATCGAACTTTATAACCAATCCCTCACCGTTCGTGAGAAAATGGGAGAAAGAGAATCTTCTGGATACGCTCTGGTTCTCTATCTCAAATCCATCTCTGAGTTTCGCCAAGGAAAATCCTGCCAAGCTCTTGAGAATATCAAAAGTGTAATTTCAATTTATCAAAAAATCGGGGATATCGACGCGGCCCTCAATGCGGAAGAAGAAGCCTATAAAAAATACCAAGAAGCTTGTTCCATCCACACGGAGAATGTTGCGAACGCACAATAA
- the hpf gene encoding ribosome hibernation-promoting factor, HPF/YfiA family: MKINYNWKNVDHSKAAEEYADSKLDRVSKYLHSVQSFEISFEMIHGEVSANLNLHGDGNKFNAQNSNKDIYACIDGLEDKIVKQVSKHHDKKATH, translated from the coding sequence ATGAAAATAAATTATAATTGGAAGAATGTAGATCATTCGAAAGCAGCCGAAGAATATGCAGATAGTAAATTGGATCGTGTTTCAAAATATCTCCATTCCGTTCAGTCGTTCGAGATCTCTTTCGAAATGATTCACGGAGAAGTGAGCGCGAATCTGAATCTGCACGGAGATGGAAACAAGTTCAACGCACAAAATTCTAACAAGGATATCTACGCTTGTATAGACGGCTTGGAAGATAAGATCGTAAAACAAGTCAGCAAACATCACGATAAAAAAGCCACTCACTGA
- a CDS encoding universal stress protein — MQRLIKKILVPVDGSESSKKALEMGIALAKASSASLTILEVVEEFGPLPGYYEKAPEGKDRVKWISEQRFEKIHSTLDESPEIKWDRLVLEGYPADTIVETAAKGKYDMIVIGSRGLSAVGRFLVGSVSDRIVHHASCSVTVVR, encoded by the coding sequence ATGCAAAGACTGATTAAAAAAATTTTGGTTCCTGTGGACGGTTCCGAGAGTTCCAAGAAGGCGTTGGAGATGGGAATCGCGCTCGCAAAAGCGTCCAGCGCGAGTTTGACGATCTTAGAAGTTGTAGAAGAATTCGGTCCTCTTCCCGGCTATTATGAGAAAGCGCCCGAGGGAAAGGATCGAGTCAAATGGATCAGCGAACAGAGATTTGAAAAAATTCATTCGACTTTGGACGAATCTCCGGAAATCAAATGGGATCGCCTGGTTCTGGAAGGATATCCTGCGGATACGATCGTAGAGACCGCCGCGAAAGGTAAATACGATATGATCGTAATCGGATCCAGAGGACTTTCCGCAGTAGGTAGATTTTTGGTGGGCTCCGTTTCGGATCGAATCGTACACCATGCGTCTTGTTCTGTGACCGTGGTAAGATAA
- a CDS encoding DUF3332 domain-containing protein, translated as MQQNKFRKSLVVLLIPMITLLSFANCFGKFAIVKKVYDVNEGFNIGSGLLAKIIKTLVMYFPFSILYAVGFFFDIILFNLIEFWSGSNPVGYNEYDKDGKYVKTFEDQGEKLTLTYSNFGSRLDLQVEKEGKSQFLSTLRSEPGKFFVEKNGKLEEIAVSAETIGSKTILKMAEQGKLKSTKVIETKTLNELEEKLTAEAL; from the coding sequence ATGCAACAAAATAAGTTTCGTAAGTCTCTCGTCGTTCTCCTCATTCCGATGATCACCCTGCTCTCTTTTGCAAATTGTTTTGGTAAGTTTGCCATCGTTAAAAAAGTGTATGACGTGAACGAAGGATTTAACATCGGAAGCGGACTACTCGCAAAGATCATCAAAACTCTCGTAATGTATTTTCCTTTTAGCATTCTCTACGCAGTGGGCTTTTTCTTTGACATCATTCTTTTTAACCTGATCGAGTTCTGGTCCGGAAGTAATCCAGTCGGTTACAACGAATATGATAAAGATGGAAAATACGTAAAAACATTCGAAGACCAAGGTGAGAAACTGACTCTGACTTATTCTAATTTCGGAAGCAGATTGGATCTTCAGGTTGAAAAAGAAGGAAAATCACAATTCCTTTCCACTCTTCGTTCCGAGCCTGGAAAGTTTTTCGTTGAAAAGAACGGAAAGCTGGAAGAAATCGCCGTGAGCGCTGAAACCATCGGTTCTAAGACCATTCTTAAAATGGCGGAACAAGGTAAACTGAAGTCCACAAAAGTGATCGAAACCAAAACGTTAAACGAATTGGAAGAAAAGCTGACCGCAGAAGCTCTTTAA
- a CDS encoding RNA polymerase sigma factor has translation MDQKQITPKKPTLREIEIGLLKKIKEGDDEAYIQLVNPFRERLYRKAISMVKDGDDAEDIVQDALISGYRSIRNFRAESGVYTWLYRIVVNKSKDLLAKRKRAKENSMDDKEYQVTDERVGFEKKIELSDESNYLISKINELEDLYKEVIELRYFEEMSYAEIAEVLGTNVGTVKSRLFKAKEFLKHLILQDGKGEGYFR, from the coding sequence ATGGACCAAAAACAAATCACTCCAAAAAAACCGACCCTGCGGGAAATCGAAATCGGCCTTCTTAAGAAGATTAAGGAAGGGGATGACGAAGCCTATATTCAGCTCGTAAATCCATTCCGGGAGAGACTCTATCGAAAGGCCATCTCCATGGTAAAAGACGGGGATGATGCGGAAGATATCGTTCAAGACGCATTGATTTCGGGATATCGTTCCATTCGTAATTTTAGAGCCGAATCCGGCGTTTACACCTGGTTGTATCGAATCGTCGTCAACAAATCCAAGGACTTGTTAGCGAAACGGAAACGAGCTAAAGAGAATTCCATGGATGATAAGGAATACCAGGTAACTGATGAGAGAGTCGGATTCGAAAAAAAAATTGAACTTAGTGACGAGTCCAACTATCTAATTAGCAAAATCAACGAGTTGGAAGATCTCTACAAAGAGGTAATCGAACTCAGATATTTCGAAGAAATGTCCTACGCCGAAATCGCGGAAGTTCTGGGAACGAACGTAGGAACCGTAAAGAGCAGGCTCTTTAAGGCAAAAGAATTTTTGAAACATTTGATTTTACAAGACGGCAAGGGCGAAGGATACTTCAGGTAG
- a CDS encoding TerC family protein: protein MEFLTPDKIIAILTLTLMEIVLGIDNIVFLSIVAGKLPKNQQAKARNLGLTLALGFRIGLLFAVTWIASLTNALFTVFDFAISGRDLIMLGGGLFLIAKSTSEIHGKIEGAEEGNSGSQKEKISFWGVIVQLILLDIIFSVDSIVTAVGLSGHFEVMVIAVILSMIVMLIFSGAVSDFINEHPTMKILALSFLIMIGAMLFADGLHFHIPKGYVYFSMAFSLGVELINLRIRKSSSKRR, encoded by the coding sequence ATGGAATTCCTAACTCCCGATAAGATCATCGCAATACTTACCTTAACCTTGATGGAAATCGTCCTCGGAATCGATAACATCGTATTTCTTTCCATCGTCGCCGGAAAACTTCCCAAAAATCAACAAGCCAAGGCGAGAAACTTAGGACTTACCCTCGCCCTCGGTTTTAGAATCGGACTTCTCTTTGCGGTCACTTGGATCGCTTCTCTTACAAACGCGCTTTTTACCGTATTTGATTTTGCGATTTCCGGAAGAGATCTCATCATGTTGGGTGGAGGACTTTTTCTCATTGCAAAGAGCACGAGCGAAATTCACGGAAAGATCGAAGGAGCGGAAGAAGGGAATTCCGGATCTCAGAAAGAAAAAATTTCCTTCTGGGGAGTCATCGTACAACTCATCCTTTTGGACATCATCTTTTCGGTGGACTCCATCGTGACCGCGGTCGGACTTTCCGGACATTTCGAAGTCATGGTAATCGCCGTGATTCTTTCGATGATTGTAATGTTGATCTTTTCCGGGGCGGTAAGCGATTTTATCAACGAACACCCGACGATGAAAATTCTCGCGCTTTCCTTTTTGATCATGATCGGAGCGATGTTGTTTGCGGACGGACTTCACTTCCACATTCCGAAAGGATACGTCTATTTCTCGATGGCCTTCTCTCTCGGCGTAGAACTCATCAATTTAAGAATTCGGAAATCCAGTTCTAAGAGACGCTGA
- a CDS encoding C69 family dipeptidase, whose translation MCDTFLATPSFTGNGSMIFGKNSDREPNEAQALLRVPSRSGEKETKCTYIKVPSVKETQEVILSKPFQMWGAEMGANASGVVIGNEAVFTKIPFEKKNQGLTGMDLLRLALERSKNAETARETILQLLEQFGQDACGGYSNSSFYYHNSFLIADSQNAFVLETAGKFWAWKRIEGFYSISNGLTLEEDYDTIHPRAIEFALKEGWLKKGESFSFRKAFSDSFFTFFSKCKVRRARTGSMGESKKGSLDPRGAMQILRQEGEPKSLHSFYPSSSDMGSVCLHATGPITPNGTTGSFVAELRNEVSKNRFWFTGTAIPSISLFLPAGFSGTSFLEKNFEQPGATLDTSLWWTHEKFYREIQRFYPDAKKLIEPRIASLEEEWFHELSKLEKNSNPSKEIDLLSEKAARVALQEYRFWNANLLNELKKKRPKKAFAPFYNLQWSSWNQKAGISVS comes from the coding sequence ATGTGTGATACATTTCTAGCGACTCCTTCTTTTACCGGAAACGGTTCTATGATCTTTGGAAAGAATTCGGATCGAGAGCCGAACGAGGCACAAGCGCTCCTTCGTGTCCCTTCGCGTTCGGGTGAAAAAGAAACGAAGTGCACTTATATCAAAGTTCCGAGCGTCAAAGAAACGCAGGAAGTCATTTTGTCCAAACCCTTTCAGATGTGGGGCGCGGAGATGGGCGCTAACGCTTCGGGTGTTGTGATCGGAAACGAAGCCGTTTTTACAAAGATTCCTTTTGAAAAAAAGAATCAGGGTCTTACGGGAATGGATCTTCTTCGTCTGGCTCTGGAAAGAAGTAAGAATGCGGAGACCGCAAGAGAAACCATTCTTCAACTTTTGGAACAGTTTGGTCAGGACGCTTGCGGCGGTTATTCTAATTCTTCCTTTTACTATCACAATAGTTTTTTGATCGCCGATTCTCAGAACGCTTTTGTTCTCGAAACCGCAGGTAAGTTCTGGGCTTGGAAAAGAATCGAAGGTTTCTATTCGATCTCGAACGGTCTTACCCTCGAAGAAGACTACGACACGATTCATCCCCGCGCGATCGAGTTTGCTCTGAAAGAAGGTTGGCTGAAAAAAGGAGAATCCTTTTCGTTTCGTAAAGCATTCTCGGATTCTTTCTTTACCTTTTTTAGTAAGTGTAAGGTGCGCCGGGCAAGAACCGGTTCTATGGGAGAATCTAAAAAGGGAAGTTTGGATCCGCGGGGCGCGATGCAAATTCTCAGACAAGAAGGGGAACCGAAAAGTCTTCATTCCTTTTATCCTTCTTCTTCCGATATGGGTTCGGTTTGTCTTCACGCGACGGGACCTATTACGCCTAACGGTACTACGGGTTCCTTTGTCGCGGAGCTTAGGAATGAAGTTTCTAAAAATCGTTTCTGGTTTACGGGAACCGCGATTCCTTCGATTTCTCTTTTTCTTCCCGCCGGTTTTTCCGGGACTAGTTTTTTAGAGAAGAATTTCGAACAACCGGGTGCGACCCTGGATACTTCTCTCTGGTGGACCCACGAAAAATTTTACAGAGAGATTCAACGTTTTTATCCGGACGCTAAAAAGTTGATCGAACCGAGAATCGCTTCTCTGGAAGAAGAATGGTTCCATGAACTTTCCAAATTGGAAAAAAATTCCAATCCTTCCAAAGAGATCGATCTTTTGAGCGAAAAGGCGGCGAGGGTCGCTCTTCAGGAATATCGTTTCTGGAACGCGAATTTGTTAAACGAATTAAAGAAAAAACGTCCCAAGAAGGCCTTTGCTCCGTTTTACAATTTGCAATGGTCTTCCTGGAATCAGAAGGCCGGAATCAGCGTCTCTTAG
- a CDS encoding PilZ domain-containing protein, whose protein sequence is MSGNPDQQPRSHRYYPGIYADYIIQIEFGLITLHAKLGNISETGICLIFNGEDLEPTEPVYGSVIEKKTARRLEFEGDIVWFGQETIDHKLRYVYGLRFRSPMILTETLVLINLSLQDP, encoded by the coding sequence ATGTCCGGAAACCCTGATCAACAACCGAGGAGCCATCGATACTATCCGGGTATCTACGCAGACTATATCATACAAATCGAATTTGGTTTAATCACGCTCCACGCAAAACTCGGGAACATCTCCGAAACCGGCATTTGTTTGATTTTTAACGGGGAAGATCTGGAACCAACGGAACCCGTTTACGGATCCGTAATAGAAAAAAAAACCGCCAGACGTTTGGAATTTGAAGGCGATATCGTATGGTTCGGACAGGAGACGATCGATCACAAGTTACGATACGTATATGGACTTCGTTTTCGATCGCCTATGATTCTGACTGAAACTCTAGTTTTGATCAATCTCTCCTTGCAAGATCCATAA
- a CDS encoding acyl-CoA thioesterase → MPKPIRYQYSYSQKVAWGDMDAFGHVNHVVYAKYFENARANYFSDLKLWDSPDRPSTGGPVITHIEVDYRKQVRYPEILEITLQVDSVTSRSFHISCTMWNQEGECVATAKGEFLWFNFATQKPTQLPEVYKTLFFQGQT, encoded by the coding sequence ATGCCAAAACCGATTCGTTATCAATACAGTTACTCCCAGAAAGTCGCTTGGGGAGACATGGACGCCTTCGGGCACGTCAATCACGTTGTATATGCCAAGTATTTTGAAAATGCGAGGGCCAATTATTTTTCCGATTTGAAACTCTGGGATTCACCGGATCGTCCATCGACAGGCGGACCCGTGATCACTCATATCGAAGTCGATTATCGAAAACAGGTCCGTTATCCGGAGATCTTAGAGATCACCTTACAAGTAGATTCGGTAACCTCTCGCTCCTTTCACATTTCTTGCACGATGTGGAATCAAGAAGGAGAATGTGTGGCGACCGCAAAGGGAGAATTTCTCTGGTTCAACTTTGCTACTCAAAAACCGACACAACTTCCGGAAGTCTACAAGACTCTTTTTTTCCAAGGACAAACCTAA
- a CDS encoding tetratricopeptide repeat protein, translating to MSFSRKLEEANQYLSDGDFEKAKKNFDSLLNEDPEHPEVIAGFFIASYWDNRLDRIHNAKEGRERSHLLVQYFSDFQNAFELKKFTGTSSFRCISESVLSEAVDQLKISVQREGLHFQDPSALLGLIRELIRFRDYRNALEILNYASSVERNSPEFLYLRAESLFQTGEERRALILFREAFLKDPTAAPLSVLKSEPILSWIETLKSSYQEESDLKEVLPVVLAERGIFEETRNYSEKELLEYYKNLIRLKDTLNSRKDLYDFKIRCRILQHACLILDVCRGMQYSEIYQESKRILDTVDPGFFQRRQDGIRK from the coding sequence ATGTCCTTTTCCAGAAAATTAGAAGAAGCGAATCAATACCTTTCAGACGGAGATTTTGAAAAGGCAAAGAAGAATTTTGATTCTCTCTTAAACGAAGATCCCGAACATCCGGAAGTAATCGCCGGATTCTTCATAGCCTCTTATTGGGACAATCGACTCGATCGGATTCACAACGCAAAGGAAGGAAGAGAAAGAAGTCATCTCCTCGTTCAGTATTTTTCCGATTTTCAAAACGCATTCGAACTCAAAAAATTTACGGGAACTTCTTCGTTTCGTTGTATCTCGGAATCGGTTTTATCCGAAGCGGTGGATCAATTGAAAATTTCGGTGCAGAGAGAAGGTTTGCATTTTCAAGATCCATCCGCGCTCTTGGGACTCATCCGCGAACTGATTCGTTTTCGAGATTATAGAAACGCACTTGAGATTTTGAACTACGCTTCTTCGGTGGAAAGAAATTCTCCGGAGTTTCTCTATCTTCGCGCGGAATCCCTTTTTCAAACCGGAGAAGAAAGAAGAGCTCTCATTTTATTCCGCGAAGCCTTCCTCAAAGATCCGACCGCCGCCCCGCTCTCCGTCTTAAAATCGGAACCCATTCTTTCCTGGATTGAAACTCTGAAAAGCTCCTACCAAGAAGAATCGGACCTCAAAGAAGTGCTCCCCGTCGTTCTCGCGGAAAGAGGAATTTTCGAGGAAACCAGAAATTATTCCGAAAAAGAACTCTTAGAATATTATAAAAATTTAATCCGTCTCAAAGACACTCTGAACTCCCGAAAAGATCTCTACGATTTTAAGATTCGCTGTAGGATTCTTCAGCACGCGTGTTTGATTTTGGACGTCTGCAGAGGAATGCAATACAGCGAAATCTATCAGGAATCCAAGAGAATTTTGGATACGGTAGATCCCGGATTCTTTCAAAGACGCCAAGACGGAATTCGAAAATAG
- a CDS encoding SelL-related redox protein codes for MEFLPEVFRTKEVNGIHLRAQTILPCLPPRLSLLVFLRHSGCIFSKEAVQDLREISETCLSFPPILFFFPGDVEEAKEFFDGVWEDAVVVADSKTQFYQELGLKNASLVQLAGPEVLLGTARATLKGLFYGIPGRNPLQMPGAFLVVKDRIVWEHRYRHIGDHPDWRNLPGVTLLPGAEFGPDVMPA; via the coding sequence ATGGAATTTCTTCCGGAAGTTTTTCGAACCAAAGAGGTGAATGGAATTCATCTGCGTGCCCAGACGATTCTTCCTTGTCTTCCTCCTCGCTTGAGCCTTTTGGTTTTTTTAAGACATTCCGGTTGTATTTTTAGTAAGGAAGCAGTGCAAGATCTGAGAGAAATTTCGGAGACTTGTCTTTCCTTTCCCCCGATTCTTTTTTTCTTTCCGGGAGATGTGGAGGAGGCGAAAGAATTTTTTGACGGAGTTTGGGAAGACGCCGTTGTCGTCGCCGATTCTAAAACTCAGTTCTATCAGGAGCTCGGATTAAAAAATGCAAGTCTGGTTCAACTGGCCGGTCCGGAAGTTTTGTTGGGTACGGCAAGGGCCACTCTCAAAGGTCTTTTTTATGGGATTCCCGGAAGGAATCCTCTGCAGATGCCCGGAGCCTTTCTCGTTGTAAAGGACCGTATCGTCTGGGAACATCGTTACCGACATATCGGTGATCACCCGGATTGGAGGAATCTTCCCGGCGTTACTTTGCTTCCAGGTGCTGAATTCGGTCCGGACGTGATGCCGGCTTAA
- a CDS encoding LIMLP_12425 family protein: MKSLHSKFKVPLFLRKEDGDLLKIENSLVKTMSELRKKELSSIMLSEEFSLRLKNQLQQIQPEPERGWERIRENVLSNRGLQLSFSAVLALAIVFVSYNRFQSSSSPVLTERSGTVFGQNETGNFKDIPSSGSFQSPMDEALLKQIPGNAEAKKTLDSLQRYFSEKGDLRTAEELGKILEITQGK; this comes from the coding sequence ATGAAAAGTTTACATTCAAAATTCAAGGTTCCGCTCTTTTTAAGGAAAGAGGACGGGGATTTACTCAAGATTGAGAATTCTCTCGTAAAGACGATGTCCGAACTCAGAAAAAAAGAACTCAGCTCCATTATGTTGAGTGAAGAATTCTCCCTTCGATTGAAAAATCAACTTCAACAAATACAACCCGAACCCGAAAGAGGATGGGAAAGAATTCGAGAGAACGTCCTTTCCAACCGAGGTTTGCAACTTTCCTTCTCTGCCGTTCTGGCATTAGCAATCGTATTCGTATCTTACAATCGTTTCCAGTCTTCGTCTTCTCCGGTTTTAACCGAAAGATCCGGAACCGTTTTTGGTCAGAATGAAACGGGAAACTTTAAGGACATTCCTTCTTCCGGTTCCTTTCAATCTCCGATGGACGAAGCCCTTCTCAAACAAATCCCAGGAAACGCAGAAGCTAAGAAAACTTTGGATTCTCTTCAGAGATATTTTTCCGAAAAAGGTGATCTAAGAACTGCTGAAGAATTGGGAAAAATTCTTGAGATAACTCAAGGAAAATAA
- a CDS encoding DoxX family protein — MLETLFSTSSDLGPFVLRVVLGIVIFPHGAQKLLGWFGGYGFKGTMGYFTGTAGLPAIVAFLVIIGESLGSVALVFGLFTRFTALSIAIIMLGATLLVHREHGFFINWFGAQKGEGYEFHLLAIGAALALVFTGAGAYSLDTWILSLL; from the coding sequence ATGTTAGAAACACTTTTTTCCACAAGTTCCGACCTGGGGCCTTTCGTCTTGAGAGTTGTATTGGGAATCGTAATCTTTCCACACGGAGCTCAAAAACTCCTCGGATGGTTTGGAGGTTACGGCTTCAAAGGGACCATGGGATACTTTACGGGAACAGCAGGCCTGCCCGCAATCGTAGCATTTCTCGTGATCATTGGAGAATCGCTCGGATCCGTCGCGCTCGTGTTCGGACTTTTCACACGTTTTACCGCGTTGAGCATCGCGATCATTATGCTCGGGGCTACCCTTTTGGTTCACAGAGAACACGGATTTTTTATCAACTGGTTTGGAGCGCAAAAAGGAGAAGGTTATGAATTTCATCTTCTTGCGATCGGAGCCGCATTGGCTTTGGTCTTTACCGGCGCAGGGGCTTATTCTCTGGACACTTGGATCTTAAGCCTACTTTAG
- a CDS encoding DEAD/DEAH box helicase: MHNPIENFSNLPLAPLIQQAIKDVGYSKPTPIQIQAIPPLLEGKDLLGCAQTGTGKTAAFALPILHRLFTNPRKAAPKQTRVLVLTPTRELAIQVHDSFKVYGQHLKLKSAVIFGGVGQSPQVKSLSSGVDVLVATPGRLVDLIDQRFLSLSELEVFVLDEADRMLDMGFIHSIRKIIAMLPKKRHNLFFSATMPPDIEKLAGTMLVKPVRIEVTPVSSTVELIQQSVMFVDSDKKKDLLKHLFKNPELKRVIVFTKTKHGANRVSELLGKSGISVDVIHGNKSQSARQRALEDFRAGKIRSLIATDIAARGIDIDEISHVINYEIPNIPESYVHRIGRTARAGTQGVAISLCDMEERAFVRDIERVIGQKIPVNQQQPFHSENVMHFTGRIKPKSNSGGRPPQRFNSSPSRKKSNSPPKQRSFR; the protein is encoded by the coding sequence TTGCACAATCCAATAGAAAATTTTTCGAATCTTCCTTTAGCTCCTCTCATCCAACAAGCCATCAAAGACGTTGGATATTCTAAACCGACGCCGATCCAAATTCAGGCGATTCCTCCCTTACTCGAGGGGAAGGACCTTTTGGGCTGCGCCCAAACCGGTACGGGAAAGACCGCAGCTTTTGCGCTCCCGATTCTTCATAGACTCTTTACAAATCCAAGAAAAGCGGCTCCGAAACAAACTCGAGTTTTAGTTCTCACTCCGACGAGAGAACTCGCGATCCAAGTTCACGATAGTTTTAAAGTCTACGGTCAACATCTGAAATTAAAATCGGCAGTGATTTTCGGCGGAGTCGGTCAGAGTCCTCAGGTAAAAAGTCTTTCTTCGGGCGTGGACGTTCTGGTTGCTACGCCGGGAAGGCTTGTGGATCTGATTGATCAGAGATTCTTAAGCTTAAGCGAACTTGAAGTTTTCGTTTTAGACGAAGCGGATCGTATGCTCGATATGGGTTTTATTCATTCGATCAGAAAGATCATCGCGATGTTACCAAAAAAACGTCACAATCTTTTCTTCTCAGCGACCATGCCTCCCGATATCGAGAAGCTCGCGGGGACAATGCTCGTCAAACCGGTTCGTATCGAAGTGACTCCGGTTTCTTCCACGGTGGAACTAATTCAGCAATCCGTAATGTTTGTGGATTCGGATAAGAAAAAAGATCTTTTAAAACATCTTTTTAAGAATCCGGAACTCAAACGTGTGATCGTTTTTACAAAGACAAAACACGGAGCCAATCGTGTTTCCGAACTTTTGGGAAAGAGCGGAATCTCCGTGGACGTCATTCACGGAAACAAATCTCAGTCCGCGAGACAAAGGGCTTTAGAAGATTTTAGAGCCGGAAAAATCCGCTCTCTTATTGCGACCGATATCGCCGCAAGAGGAATCGACATCGACGAAATTTCTCACGTGATCAATTACGAGATTCCGAATATTCCGGAGAGTTACGTTCATAGAATCGGGAGAACCGCGAGAGCGGGAACACAAGGGGTCGCGATTTCGTTATGCGACATGGAAGAAAGGGCTTTTGTTAGAGATATTGAAAGAGTGATCGGTCAGAAGATTCCAGTCAATCAACAACAACCCTTCCATTCGGAAAACGTAATGCACTTTACCGGAAGGATTAAACCGAAATCAAATTCGGGTGGAAGACCTCCACAGAGATTTAATTCTTCTCCGAGCCGTAAGAAGTCGAATTCTCCCCCGAAGCAAAGATCTTTTCGATAG